One window of the Candidatus Jettenia sp. genome contains the following:
- the ppsA gene encoding phosphoenolpyruvate synthase, producing the protein MMNNKYIRWFENVSSQDVPLVGGKNASLGEMISMLKDEGIRVPDGFATTSDAYWEFVKQNNLREKIQTNLDDFKRGSKQLEDTGKSIRRFFLHGTFPDDITQNIRDAYRELCKRYRMDEVDVAVRSSATAEDLPEASFAGQQETFLNVTGEEELLDACRKCYASLFTDRAIAYREEWGFEHTKVALSIGVQKMVRSDKAGAGVMFSVDTETGFQNVVIINASWGLGENVVQGAVTPDEYMVFKPLLDRKKLKPILEKELGAKEKKMIYVKGRSGNTKNVNTTRDERLSFVLKDDEILKLARWACVIEKHYGRPMDMEWAKDGETGELFIVQARPETVQSRRIAAEFKTYKLKESGKRLLTGLAIGEAIATGKACIIKSSDEIGGFKEGTILVTGMTDPDWVPIMKKAKGIVTDYGGRTSHAAIVSRELGVPAIVGTGDATKFLKDGQEITISCAEGDHGYIYEGVLQFEESEISLKDIPDTKTQIMMNIASPEASFRWWRLPCKGIGLARMEFIINNIIKIHPMALIHFSKVEDRIAREHIEELTQGYKDKTEYFVEILARGIAKIAAPQYPHDVIVRMSDFKTNEYANLIGGRQFEPREENPMLGFRGASRYYNARYREGFALECRAIKQVREEMGMANVIIMIPFCRTLEEADRVLDVLAENGLKRHENGLQIYVMSEVPSNVILAERFAERFDGFSIGSNDLTQLILGIDRDSAELAELFDERNEAVKHMIQKQIEDAHKTHTKVGICGQAPSDYPDFAEFLIKAGIDSLSLNPDSVIETKRHVAEIEKRRIGK; encoded by the coding sequence ATGATGAATAACAAATACATTCGCTGGTTTGAGAATGTAAGTTCTCAGGACGTACCACTCGTAGGAGGAAAAAATGCATCTTTGGGAGAAATGATCAGTATGCTCAAAGATGAGGGAATTCGTGTACCTGATGGATTTGCCACGACATCTGATGCTTATTGGGAATTTGTAAAGCAGAACAATTTGAGAGAAAAGATACAAACCAATCTTGATGATTTTAAGCGCGGAAGTAAACAACTTGAGGATACGGGAAAATCGATACGCCGGTTCTTTCTTCATGGCACATTTCCCGATGATATTACTCAAAATATTCGGGATGCCTACAGAGAACTCTGTAAGCGATACCGGATGGATGAGGTAGATGTTGCCGTAAGAAGCAGCGCAACAGCGGAGGATTTACCCGAAGCGAGTTTTGCGGGACAACAGGAGACGTTTTTGAATGTGACAGGTGAAGAAGAACTTTTGGATGCTTGCCGGAAATGCTACGCCTCTCTCTTCACCGACCGGGCGATTGCATATCGTGAAGAATGGGGATTTGAGCATACGAAGGTTGCTTTATCCATTGGAGTGCAAAAGATGGTGCGTTCTGACAAAGCCGGTGCAGGAGTTATGTTCTCTGTTGATACCGAAACTGGGTTTCAAAATGTTGTTATCATTAACGCTTCATGGGGATTGGGTGAAAACGTTGTTCAGGGCGCTGTGACACCGGATGAATATATGGTTTTTAAACCGTTACTCGACCGTAAGAAACTGAAGCCAATATTGGAGAAGGAATTAGGCGCAAAAGAAAAAAAGATGATCTATGTAAAGGGGAGGAGTGGTAATACCAAGAATGTTAATACGACGAGAGACGAGCGTTTATCTTTTGTTCTGAAAGATGATGAAATTCTGAAATTAGCCCGATGGGCCTGTGTTATTGAGAAACACTACGGCAGACCGATGGATATGGAATGGGCTAAGGATGGAGAAACCGGAGAGCTATTTATCGTACAGGCGCGCCCGGAAACGGTACAATCCCGAAGAATAGCCGCAGAGTTCAAGACATACAAGCTGAAAGAAAGTGGCAAACGGCTGCTTACCGGTCTTGCTATTGGTGAGGCCATAGCCACCGGCAAAGCTTGTATAATCAAGAGTTCTGATGAGATAGGAGGATTCAAAGAAGGAACCATTTTAGTGACGGGAATGACTGACCCCGACTGGGTACCGATTATGAAGAAGGCAAAGGGTATTGTTACTGACTATGGTGGACGTACCTCCCATGCGGCTATTGTAAGCAGAGAATTAGGCGTTCCAGCTATTGTAGGTACAGGAGATGCGACAAAATTCTTAAAAGATGGCCAGGAGATAACCATCTCCTGCGCTGAGGGTGATCATGGTTATATCTATGAGGGTGTCCTTCAGTTTGAAGAATCAGAGATAAGTTTGAAAGATATTCCTGATACGAAAACCCAGATCATGATGAATATTGCCAGTCCGGAAGCATCTTTCCGGTGGTGGCGCTTGCCCTGTAAAGGGATTGGACTGGCTCGTATGGAGTTTATTATCAATAATATTATCAAGATTCATCCTATGGCTCTTATTCATTTCAGTAAGGTAGAAGATAGAATAGCCCGTGAACACATTGAGGAACTTACTCAAGGATATAAGGATAAAACAGAATATTTTGTGGAGATTTTAGCACGGGGCATTGCAAAAATTGCTGCTCCCCAATATCCTCATGATGTGATTGTCCGGATGAGTGATTTTAAGACTAACGAATATGCAAATCTTATCGGAGGCAGGCAGTTCGAACCCAGAGAGGAAAACCCTATGCTTGGTTTTCGTGGGGCTTCACGATATTACAATGCTCGTTATCGTGAGGGATTTGCATTGGAATGCCGGGCAATTAAACAGGTTCGCGAGGAGATGGGCATGGCCAATGTTATTATCATGATACCGTTCTGCCGAACCCTTGAGGAAGCAGATCGGGTGCTTGATGTGCTGGCAGAGAACGGATTAAAGAGACATGAGAACGGTCTTCAAATCTATGTTATGAGTGAAGTCCCGTCAAATGTGATATTAGCAGAAAGATTTGCAGAGCGTTTTGACGGCTTTTCCATCGGGTCTAATGATCTTACCCAACTTATTCTTGGAATAGACCGCGATTCAGCAGAGCTGGCTGAACTTTTTGATGAACGTAATGAGGCCGTTAAGCATATGATACAAAAACAGATTGAGGATGCACATAAAACTCATACAAAGGTTGGCATCTGTGGACAAGCGCCGAGTGATTACCCTGATTTTGCCGAGTTTTTGATTAAGGCTGGCATCGACTCTCTATCTCTGAATCCAGACAGCGTAATCGAAACAAAACGACACGTTGCTGAAATTGAAAAAAGAAGAATCGGCAAATGA
- the gap gene encoding type I glyceraldehyde-3-phosphate dehydrogenase has translation MAKVAINGMGRIGRAAFKIILDRPELELVAINDLIPPDGLAYLLQYDTCYGRYEKKVESDDNGLAVDGVKYKVVSEKDPTKLPWRDLGVDIVFECTGIFTKKEDLEKHIRAGAKHVILSAPSKSAEIVTVVYGVNKSESPVQVISCASCTTNCITPVVEIMGRRIGIKKAIMTTVHAYTSTQSLVDGFSKEIRRGRSGAVNLVPSSTGAAIATTKSLPQYDGKFDGVAIRAPLPVGSIADIVFLTERETTVEEVNRIFVEESKSDRYRDVLGVAEAPFVSSDIIKDPRASVVDLELTQVVDKDLVKVMSWYDNEWGYTNQMIREGVRIAKGV, from the coding sequence ATGGCAAAGGTAGCAATTAATGGTATGGGGAGAATAGGAAGAGCGGCTTTTAAAATTATTCTTGATAGGCCGGAATTGGAGCTTGTAGCAATTAATGATTTAATTCCGCCAGATGGTCTTGCGTATTTACTACAGTATGATACTTGTTACGGGCGGTATGAGAAAAAAGTGGAAAGTGATGACAATGGTCTGGCTGTCGATGGTGTCAAATATAAGGTTGTAAGCGAAAAAGACCCTACAAAACTTCCCTGGAGAGATTTAGGGGTTGATATTGTTTTTGAATGTACGGGTATCTTTACCAAAAAGGAGGACTTGGAGAAACACATCAGGGCAGGTGCAAAACACGTCATTTTATCAGCTCCATCAAAGAGTGCAGAGATCGTTACGGTTGTCTACGGTGTCAATAAATCGGAATCACCAGTCCAGGTCATATCCTGTGCCAGTTGTACTACAAACTGTATTACCCCTGTTGTTGAAATTATGGGAAGGAGAATAGGAATAAAAAAAGCCATAATGACGACGGTGCACGCTTATACTTCTACCCAAAGCCTTGTAGATGGGTTTAGTAAAGAGATACGAAGAGGAAGGTCCGGGGCAGTAAATTTAGTGCCAAGTTCAACAGGTGCAGCTATAGCAACTACCAAATCCCTCCCGCAGTATGATGGAAAATTTGATGGAGTAGCTATACGAGCCCCGCTTCCTGTAGGTTCCATTGCGGACATTGTTTTCCTTACCGAAAGAGAGACGACGGTAGAAGAAGTGAATCGTATATTTGTGGAAGAATCGAAAAGCGATAGGTACAGAGATGTATTGGGGGTTGCAGAAGCTCCATTCGTCTCTTCAGATATCATAAAAGACCCTCGTGCTTCTGTTGTCGATCTGGAGCTTACTCAGGTGGTGGATAAAGATCTTGTTAAGGTTATGAGCTGGTATGATAACGAATGGGGTTATACGAACCAGATGATACGGGAAGGTGTACGGATAGCTAAGGGAGTGTAA
- a CDS encoding DegQ family serine endoprotease codes for MKRIFLNCTSCVFMLIVFSGIFVCLQTGCTNKRNDTVQIIGFPQSYADLAEKVRPAVVNISAVTTVTIPGNPFRQFFGQDQGGPLEEFFRRFFGDVPDRELRQRSLGSGFIIDEDGYIVTNNHVVERADEISVKLADGREYKAKVIGRDSKTDIALIKISSLFTHLPFLSLGDSDAMRVGDWVLAIGNPFGLEHTVTQGIISATGRVIGAGPYDNFLQTDAPINPGNSGGPLVNLQGEVIGINTAIVAAGQGIGFAIPINLAKSIVSQLKEKGSVVRGWIGVSVQTVTPEIADFFKLKGPKGVLVGDIIPGGPADKAGIKRGDIIINFDGKEIKDVSDLPRLVAGTPVGKDVNVMVIRGGDEISVTLKVEELKEERILSQAQTPESKLGMRVDNINRRWQMEFGITDESGVVVIDVAPNSQADLAGMLVGDVITEINRKPIEDTSDYKSAMEQAERGKPLLFLVNRRGQAFYVTINIS; via the coding sequence ATGAAGAGAATATTTCTTAATTGTACCTCGTGTGTTTTTATGCTTATTGTATTCTCAGGAATTTTTGTATGCCTTCAGACTGGTTGCACAAATAAGAGAAACGATACTGTTCAGATAATTGGCTTCCCACAATCGTATGCAGATCTTGCAGAGAAGGTGAGACCCGCAGTAGTCAATATCAGTGCTGTAACCACAGTTACTATCCCTGGCAATCCTTTCAGACAGTTTTTCGGGCAGGACCAGGGTGGACCTCTTGAGGAATTCTTCCGGAGATTTTTTGGCGATGTGCCGGACAGGGAATTGCGGCAGAGGAGTCTTGGCTCAGGATTCATTATTGATGAGGATGGTTATATTGTAACCAATAATCATGTTGTAGAAAGAGCGGATGAGATTAGTGTTAAATTAGCTGACGGAAGAGAATACAAGGCAAAGGTTATAGGGAGAGACTCAAAGACTGACATTGCCCTTATTAAGATCTCATCGTTATTTACCCACCTTCCATTCCTTTCTCTTGGCGATTCAGATGCGATGAGAGTAGGAGATTGGGTACTTGCTATTGGAAACCCTTTTGGGCTGGAACATACGGTAACACAAGGAATTATTAGCGCCACAGGACGGGTAATCGGCGCCGGCCCGTATGATAATTTTCTTCAAACCGATGCGCCCATCAATCCTGGCAATAGTGGAGGTCCCCTTGTTAATTTACAAGGAGAAGTTATTGGAATCAATACTGCAATCGTTGCTGCAGGACAGGGGATTGGTTTTGCTATTCCTATTAACCTGGCAAAATCAATTGTCTCACAACTGAAAGAAAAAGGCAGTGTTGTCCGTGGGTGGATTGGGGTATCTGTTCAAACAGTAACACCTGAGATAGCAGACTTCTTTAAATTGAAAGGACCAAAAGGTGTGCTTGTTGGAGATATCATACCTGGAGGGCCGGCAGATAAAGCAGGGATAAAGAGAGGAGATATTATTATTAATTTTGATGGAAAGGAGATTAAGGATGTATCAGACCTTCCGCGCTTAGTGGCTGGGACACCGGTCGGAAAGGATGTGAATGTTATGGTAATAAGGGGAGGTGATGAGATATCTGTTACGCTAAAAGTAGAGGAGTTAAAGGAAGAAAGAATCCTTTCTCAGGCGCAGACACCAGAGTCAAAGCTGGGTATGAGGGTAGACAATATAAATCGGCGCTGGCAAATGGAGTTTGGAATTACGGATGAATCCGGAGTTGTCGTAATTGATGTAGCGCCCAATAGCCAGGCTGATCTTGCGGGTATGCTGGTAGGCGATGTGATAACGGAAATTAATCGAAAACCCATCGAAGATACAAGCGACTACAAATCCGCTATGGAACAAGCGGAACGAGGCAAACCTCTTCTTTTCCTGGTAAATAGAAGAGGACAGGCTTTTTATGTAACAATAAATATTTCATGA